The following DNA comes from Schistocerca piceifrons isolate TAMUIC-IGC-003096 chromosome 3, iqSchPice1.1, whole genome shotgun sequence.
CATCGCAAGAATATTTATGTACAGCCTAGGAAAGAAATATGTAATATCTGCGACAAGTTGGTAACAGACGTAAACAAACACATGAAGAGACACAATTTCGCGTCTGGAAAGGTAGGAGGCAAGTTGGTTACCTCTCTGTCACCATATGAGTACTGCGTGAATCTTAATGTAACTGCAAGCAGATGGCTGGTTCATAGTGAAGCGTGCTATATTGGCGAAAACGTTATGGAGATATCACCAGTGTGATATCGGGGATGCGGCCTTTCCTCTAAATTTTTAAAGTAGTTTCATGAAGCACAAATAACTTATTTTAGATATTTAAGTAATGCAGGGCCTAGTTTCTCACCGCGGCTTCACTGtgttgttccacatccctgaagattcTCCTTCATAATTGGCAGTATGAAACATGATGGACGAATAAGTGCATTAATTGTGCTTACACGTTCTTTTTCCGTTGCAGTACGCTATTAAGATATTAAGCAAAAACctgttttttttgttatttagatgacatgtaCAGAGTGCAATACATTTAGATGCTCTCGGAGGCAAGAACTGATACACCATTTGGAGTGTGTTCACCAACAGAAAATGGAGTGCAAGgaaatgacatttaattctgtggaaggtgaggaaacaaaAGTATAGTTTATTATTTGTATTTGCCAGATAACTGATGTTGTACATTGTTTGTATATGTAGGACTTTCCAGTGAGTTTATGATATGATTTAGTATTTATTAGTGTTCATGTTGGGTGTCATTTATGTAAATATAGGTAAGAAAGTATCATAGGGTAATCAATGATTGGCAATATATCTTCAGtgtataacttaaaactactctaAACTGTTGGACTTGTTAAGTTGTTAATCGGGATTTGCCCCAGCATGCTACATGTTTCTAAATCTTGGTGGtggtgacaggctgatctgtagtgtagccctaGGCTTAGTTTGGAATGTTGGCATAAAGCAGTCTGACATTGATTGTATGTACATACCACAACCATTTTTAGATTCTTATGACACATGAGTAGGAGAGACTGTCTCCATTACCATTATTTCACAGGCACTTTGCTTATAATAATTATTAGAGAGCTGCTAATATGTTTTGATCTTACTCAGTGTTATCTTGTGTATTTCAACTAAATTATTTCCTCAGAATAACACACAAATGCTGTACTTAAGTTTGTATTACTTAtgcattgtaattttattttcagagttctttCTGTGGAAGGAACAGATGGAAGCTGAAGAGAAGGTTTCCTTCATAAGACCAAGGGGAAAACAGAAATGTGATTATTTTGTTTGCCACCGTTCTGGATATGTTGACAAAACAGCTTCAGGCAAAAGGTTAAGGGAATCTTCAATCAAAATTGGCGGCACGTGCCCTGCCTGTTTGGTAGTAAAAAATGTGTCATCTAACATGGTTAATGTCAAGTTCTACAGGACACACACAGGACACAGTCTCTCTGTGGGTAGCCTACATCTGACCACAGCTGACAGGGCAATGGTTGCTGAATTAATTGCACAAGGTGTTCCTGATACTACAATTTTGAAGAAAGTGAGAGAGAGCATTCAAGTTGGACTCTTCAGAAGAGTTCATCTTTTAAGCAAACAAGATATTAGAAATATTAGGAAAGAATACAAGCTGGACGATAGTAGTGCACACCAAGATGATGCAACCAGTGTTGATCTGTGGGTGAGACAACAAGAGCGCCTAGGGAAAGATTCCCCGGTGATTTATTACAAAGCCCAAGGCACTGAGGATAATGGAAACAGATTATCAGAAAGTGACTTTATGATAGTCCTTATGACTATCAGcagaaaatggcaaaaaaattcTGTGCGGAAAAAGTTTTGATAGACAGCACACATGGCACTAATAAGTATAAATTTTATCTGACCACACTGTTGACCGTGGATGAATTTGGTGCTGGATGTCCAGTTTCTTATTGCCTCAGTACACATACTGACACAAGGTCCATGCAAGTTTTCTTTGAGCAGATTAAAAAATGTATTGGAAACATCAAAACAAAGGTAAGAAGACAGTTTCGTTAGAGAATGTTTGATCCACTGCTTGCTGAAAATAACTATAGCATTAACATGTGTGTTTGATTTTTATAGGTATTCATGTCTGATGACTGTGACTGCTACTACAGTGCCTGGAGTGTAGTTATGGGCCATAGCGAACATAGGTTGTTATGTACCTGGCACGTTGATCGGGCATGGAGACGGAATATATGTTCAAAAGTAAATGGGAATGCAATGCTGAAGAGTACTGTATACAAAGCTCTGAAAACTTTGCACTTACAGACAGATAGAGAGAAATTCTCAGAGCTGCTGGATGGCTTTCTTACTTGGTGTGCAGAGGAGGAAGGAACTGAGGAGTTTGGCAAGTACTTTAAAGATAGATATTCATGGAGGGCACATATGTGGGCATACAGCTACAGAATTGGACTTGGCCTTAATACAAATATGTTCTTAGAAGCAAACCATAAAACTCTTAAATACTCATActtactgaagaaaataaataacagagtAGATAAATGTATCCAGGCCCTGTTGCACAGAATGAGGGACTCACTTTTTCAAAGATTAATAAGGCTTTGTAAGGGGACAGAGAGAACTACACGCAGTGCTGAAATAAGTAAGAGTCACAGAAGAGGTTGTGGTATCAATAAGGAACTGATACACTGTGTTGAAGATGGCACATGGCATGTATACACCGTTTCTGATCAGCCCCCATATACTGTCACCTATACAGAGAACTCTTGCACTGCATGCCCATTGTCCTGTACTGAGTGCAAGGTATGTACACttattttcaacagttaaattCCTAGGTGTAACAACCATTTGTGCCAATTTAAGAGATGTTAATCCACATGTGTGTATTATgtattattttgtatttcttttcagatcTGTGTGcacagttgtgtgtgttcttgcacAGACAATTTGATCAAGGGTAACCTCTGTGAACACATTCATGCAGTGGAAATCAGCAAAGGAACTGTAAAGCTCCCTATGCAAGACAGGTTCTGCAGAGAGTCATCTGTGCAGGAGTTAACACAAATAGTTGCTCAGCAGACTTCAGGTGCTGGCAGCACTGTTGACTACCGAGCTGCTTTGGAAGACAGGCTGACTATTGTGCAACAATTAGCAAGAAGTGCTAACAGTGAAACTGCTGGCTCTCTCCTTGTGTCATTTGATAAATTAAAGAAATGAGGGCAGGCATTGCATCGCAAAAAGAACTCGTTGGTCCACATTTTCCAGTAACTTCAGCTCCACCAAATGAGACATGCAGGATTCAGAGACAGTTCCAATCAGTAAGGAAGACATGTGAAAAGAAGGAACATTCATTTGCAACACCATCCTGTGCAGAAATTGAGACGATTATACAAGACCTCTTGGGAAGTGGAAACAGTAGCTGAGACCATGTATATGCAAAAGACAAGTAAGGAAACCATCCAGTAgctctgagatttttttttttgtgcgcttGGATGTGCAGGTTTTTCAGCACAGTGTACACAGTACTCTTCAACATTGAATTGCCATTTATGTTTTGCGCATGTCCTCTGACTCCACTTCTGGCCAGCATGCAAGGCACACAACCTGTGGTCAGTATAAACCACAACTACACTCTCCTGGAATTGTAGTAGCTGTCACAATCACCAAACTGTATTGATAAAAGCTTTGATGATGAGACTGTCGTCTTGTGTTTGGTGTTTCTAGTAAACTTTTGTATCTGATCTAAGAAAAACCTGCATAGACGACGCTTAGTGTGTGTGTAGTGAGGCAGTAAATAACGGGATCTTGCACCAGATTCATCCACAGTCAACAGTGGTGTTACACAGCACATTTGCACTAATAGGTATAATTTCTTCTCAAGATTGTAGCATTAGAACACCATATGCAATTAACTCGGGAACATTTGCTCTTTCAGCTGTAGGCTACCAACAGAGAGATTGTGCTTTGTGCATGCTATATAGAACTTTACACTAACCATGCCATATTACATCCTGTAAAACTATGAAAGAGGCACCACAGCTGTGACCATATTCTGAATGGGATTGCCCTTTACCTTTTGACTGAGCTgctcattacattacattaaattaatacttattccatagttcatgaatactacatttaatagtggaatgttattgttacagtttttttacaattactacttcatatgcaaaaatcatatctaaaaattcaaatGTTGTTTGGctatcagacttttaatgctattaggtaaatgaacaaagatttttgtggcagtgtaATTCATCCCTTTTCATCCCAAAGTCAGATATAACCCACAATAGTGAAGATCATACTTTATTTTACTGttatagctatgcactttgctgttatttttgaatcgGGATGAATTATTAACAACAAAAAAGTTCATAAGTGAATATTTGTTTAGTGAAGgttctgtgaatatcctgagttccttaaataaaggtCTGCAAGCTGATCGTAGATGGATTGCAGGCATTATTCTGATTTGCACTTATGTgcgatgaatactttctctcttaatgatgaattaccgcaAAATGTGAcagcatatgaaagcagtgaatgaaaataggcatagtaagctaatttactggtatgcttaccaccaaaatttgcaataaccctaatagcataagttcgTAGCCTAAAAACGAGTTACCCCCGCAAGTTTgtgcctgctccccccccccccccccccccccccccccctcctcaagatTTTGCTTTTCACCCCTTTGCTATTCAGATGCTGGCCATGCCTTgtaaagtcccacctaccaatgcatcaacaggaaccaaacctatgcctgactaAGTAGTTGCCTGAAGCAGATGATCTAGCTGTGTATTGACCCTCCTGACGGAGCTGTTCAGTTGGGCCATCATACTGCATATAAGCAGGAACCAAGTCAACATTAGTATCATTCATTGCAGATGGTATTGGTACCTGTCATCTAATTTTTCCACAAGGTCTGGCCCATGCCTCTCCCATAGCTGCTAGTTAGCAGGACTTTCCTCCTATGTtctactatttttatttatttatttttgaaacagttggtttcctggtGAAAGTGTTGATATCTCCTCTGTCCAGATTTAATTGTAAGGATTTCTGTTAACTATGTAATTTtattatgaaatataaaaaaaacagtttCTTAACTGATTATTCTTGTTGTATTGGGATTGGCTGACAGTAAAGCTTTTGTTTTTCATAATGAGTTACAGAGAAAGAATGATGTATAGCATCTCATAAGATAAATCACTAAGTAATCCTGTCACATAAGTAGAATAGTGTTTAACTT
Coding sequences within:
- the LOC124789615 gene encoding uncharacterized protein LOC124789615, with the translated sequence MAKKFCAEKVLIDSTHGTNKYKFYLTTLLTVDEFGAGCPVSYCLSTHTDTRSMQVFFEQIKKCIGNIKTKVFMSDDCDCYYSAWSVVMGHSEHRLLCTWHVDRAWRRNICSKVNGNAMLKSTVYKALKTLHLQTDREKFSELLDGFLTWCAEEEGTEEFGKYFKDRYSWRAHMWAYSYRIGLGLNTNMFLEANHKTLKYSYLLKKINNRVDKCIQALLHRMRDSLFQRLIRLCKGTERTTRSAEISKSHRRGCGINKELIHCVEDGTWHVYTVSDQPPYTVTYTENSCTACPLSCTECKICVHSCVCSCTDNLIKGNLCEHIHAVEISKGTVKLPMQDRFCRESSVQELTQIVAQQTSGAGSTVDYRAALEDRLTIVQQLARSANSETAGSLLVSFDKLKK